The Pseudomonas sp. R4-35-07 genome contains a region encoding:
- a CDS encoding TIGR03915 family putative DNA repair protein yields MISLECDNLFSTWREQARWLLSHQVDPSQVSWGEAEVADLFATDEPIPSGPGPFQARIPKALLPLLESAACYHGDQRWSLLYEVLWRVSHGDRTAMLAGDKLGSELQRRIKQVSREAHHLHAFVRFIALPPGAGPQLPEYVAWHEPAHDILQSASQHFVGRMGRHRWMIATPLDGVYYDGEQLIHQRQCPEAWQQLAQNVEDPHSAMWLTYYSHIFNPARLNPKVMEGHLPSRFWKNLPEGKLIPGLISEARTGKQKDGQAKLVGAKPGKRIAGGHG; encoded by the coding sequence ATGATCAGCCTGGAATGCGACAACCTGTTCAGCACCTGGCGCGAACAGGCGCGCTGGCTGCTCAGCCATCAGGTCGACCCCAGCCAGGTGAGTTGGGGCGAAGCCGAGGTGGCGGATCTGTTTGCCACCGACGAGCCGATTCCGTCTGGGCCTGGCCCGTTCCAGGCGCGCATTCCCAAGGCGTTGCTGCCCCTGCTGGAATCGGCCGCCTGCTACCACGGCGACCAGCGCTGGAGTTTGCTGTACGAGGTGTTGTGGCGGGTCAGCCATGGTGATCGCACGGCGATGCTGGCCGGTGACAAGTTGGGCAGCGAGTTGCAGCGACGCATCAAGCAGGTCAGTCGTGAAGCCCACCACTTGCACGCGTTTGTACGGTTTATCGCATTGCCGCCGGGGGCAGGGCCGCAGCTGCCGGAGTACGTGGCCTGGCACGAACCGGCCCACGATATTCTGCAAAGCGCCAGCCAGCATTTTGTCGGGCGCATGGGCCGGCATCGCTGGATGATCGCAACGCCCCTGGACGGCGTGTATTACGACGGCGAGCAATTGATTCACCAACGCCAGTGCCCCGAGGCTTGGCAGCAACTGGCGCAGAATGTCGAGGACCCGCACAGCGCCATGTGGTTGACCTATTACAGCCACATCTTCAACCCGGCGCGGTTGAACCCCAAGGTGATGGAAGGGCATTTGCCGAGCCGATTCTGGAAGAACCTGCCGGAGGGCAAGTTGATTCCGGGGCTTATCAGCGAGGCGCGTACGGGCAAGCAGAAAGATGGGCAGGCCAAGCTGGTTGGTGCCAAGCCGGGCAAACGAATTGCGGGCGGGCATGGTTAA
- a CDS encoding efflux transporter outer membrane subunit, translating to MNKRPLAPPLALLSLCLLLNACAGNAPAVDSGIAPPAAWQYAERAASQATNQRWWTQFGSPSLNRLIDQARRDSFDVAAAMARVRQAQAMAVIAGAPLLPEVKFNLTASREKLLRGSGNSDLNATESNRTVSSYDANLTASYELDFWGGRAAARDSALQSLQASQFDQANVELTLLSNVADRYAQTLAARQRVQIAELNLANARNVLKLVQTRYDAGSATALELAQQKSLVASQQRQLPLIEQLAEDSRITLAALLGQPVQALALGNEAFQALTWPSIGPGVPSQLLSRRPDLAQAEAQLAAASADVRVARAAMLPAVTLGATLGSGAYKADDILRSPFYTLTSGLVAPIFNNGRLSAERDKARARQDELLHTYRGAIINGFADVEKALSSITRLDQQRQWQAEELQQAQTAFQIAESRYQAGAEDLLTVLETQRTLYAAQDLNVQLRLSRLQASIALYKALGGGWSSDI from the coding sequence GTGAATAAACGACCCCTCGCACCGCCGCTGGCGCTGCTCAGCCTGTGCCTGTTGCTCAATGCCTGTGCGGGTAATGCGCCCGCCGTCGACAGCGGCATCGCGCCGCCCGCCGCCTGGCAATACGCCGAGCGCGCGGCCAGCCAAGCCACCAACCAGCGCTGGTGGACACAATTTGGCAGCCCCTCGCTCAACCGCCTGATCGACCAGGCGCGCCGTGACAGTTTCGACGTTGCCGCCGCCATGGCCCGCGTGCGCCAGGCGCAGGCAATGGCGGTGATTGCCGGCGCGCCGCTGCTGCCCGAGGTCAAGTTCAACCTCACCGCCAGCCGTGAAAAGCTGCTGCGCGGCAGCGGCAACTCGGACCTGAACGCCACCGAGAGCAACAGAACCGTCAGCAGCTATGACGCCAACCTCACGGCCAGCTACGAACTCGACTTCTGGGGCGGCCGCGCCGCCGCACGGGACAGTGCACTGCAGAGCCTGCAGGCCAGCCAGTTCGACCAGGCCAACGTCGAGCTGACCCTGCTCAGCAACGTGGCCGACCGCTACGCGCAAACCCTGGCCGCGCGCCAGCGCGTGCAGATCGCCGAGCTGAACCTGGCGAACGCGCGCAATGTGCTGAAGCTGGTGCAAACCCGCTACGACGCCGGTTCCGCCACGGCCCTGGAGCTGGCGCAACAGAAAAGCCTGGTGGCCAGCCAGCAACGGCAACTGCCGCTGATCGAGCAGTTGGCCGAAGATTCGCGGATCACCCTTGCCGCGTTGCTCGGCCAGCCCGTGCAGGCGCTGGCGCTGGGCAACGAGGCGTTCCAGGCACTGACTTGGCCAAGCATCGGGCCCGGCGTGCCGAGCCAGTTATTGAGCCGGCGCCCCGACCTGGCCCAGGCCGAGGCACAGCTGGCGGCGGCGAGCGCCGATGTGCGCGTGGCCCGTGCGGCGATGTTGCCTGCCGTCACCCTGGGCGCGACCCTGGGTTCGGGCGCGTACAAAGCCGACGACATCCTGCGCAGCCCGTTCTACACCCTGACCTCGGGCCTGGTGGCCCCGATCTTCAACAACGGTCGTTTAAGCGCGGAACGCGACAAGGCCCGTGCGCGCCAGGATGAGCTGCTGCACACCTACCGAGGGGCGATCATCAACGGCTTTGCCGACGTGGAAAAAGCCCTCAGCAGCATCACCCGGCTGGACCAGCAACGCCAATGGCAAGCCGAGGAGTTGCAACAGGCACAGACCGCGTTCCAGATCGCAGAAAGCCGTTACCAGGCCGGTGCCGAGGATTTGCTCACGGTGCTGGAAACCCAGCGCACCTTGTACGCGGCCCAGGACTTGAACGTGCAACTGCGACTGTCGCGCTTGCAGGCCAGCATCGCGTTGTATAAAGCGCTGGGCGGTGGCTGGAGTAGCGACATCTGA
- a CDS encoding efflux RND transporter periplasmic adaptor subunit produces MKRPRPARRALLVVACLIPIVAFATWQGLAPGRDTLATVTVTRGDIENSVTALGTLQPRRYVDVGAQASGQIQKIHVEAGDQVKEGQLLVEIDPSTQKAKLDASRYAIENLAAQLQEQKAQHALARQKYQRQQRLSAGNATREEDVQTAKAELSATQARVEMFQAQIRQARASLRSDEAELGYTRIYAPMAGTVVAVDARVGQTLNAQQQTPLILRIARLSPMTVWAEVSEADIGHVKPGMSAYFTTLSGGSRRWTSTVRQILPIPPKPLNETQGSGSPSSASKSGSGRVVLYTVLLDVDNADNALMAEMTTQVFFVANQVKDALTVPVAALQGTPNADTQIARVVAKNGSIEQRTVRLGVSDRLRVQVLDGLSEGDHLLIGPADSSGG; encoded by the coding sequence ATGAAACGCCCTCGACCTGCCCGACGCGCCCTGCTTGTGGTGGCGTGCCTGATTCCCATCGTTGCGTTTGCCACCTGGCAAGGCCTGGCGCCGGGTCGCGACACCCTGGCCACCGTCACCGTCACCCGTGGCGATATCGAAAACAGCGTCACGGCCCTGGGCACCCTGCAACCGCGGCGTTATGTGGATGTGGGCGCCCAGGCTTCCGGGCAGATCCAGAAGATCCACGTCGAAGCCGGCGACCAGGTCAAGGAGGGCCAATTGCTGGTAGAGATCGACCCCTCGACGCAAAAGGCCAAGCTCGATGCCAGCCGCTACGCCATCGAAAACCTTGCGGCGCAGTTGCAGGAACAGAAGGCCCAGCATGCATTGGCGCGCCAGAAGTACCAGCGCCAGCAACGCTTGAGCGCCGGCAACGCCACGCGCGAAGAGGATGTACAAACCGCCAAGGCCGAACTGAGCGCGACCCAGGCGCGGGTCGAGATGTTCCAGGCGCAGATCCGCCAGGCGCGGGCCAGCCTGCGCAGCGACGAAGCGGAACTGGGTTACACGCGTATCTATGCGCCGATGGCCGGTACCGTGGTCGCGGTGGATGCGCGGGTCGGCCAGACGCTCAACGCGCAACAACAAACTCCGCTGATCCTGCGCATCGCCAGGTTGTCGCCGATGACCGTATGGGCCGAAGTCTCCGAGGCGGATATCGGCCACGTCAAACCCGGTATGAGCGCTTACTTCACCACCTTGAGCGGCGGCAGCCGGCGTTGGACCAGCACCGTGCGCCAGATCCTGCCAATTCCACCCAAACCCTTGAACGAAACCCAGGGCAGCGGCAGCCCGAGCAGCGCCAGCAAAAGCGGCAGTGGCCGCGTGGTGCTGTACACGGTGCTGCTGGACGTGGACAACGCCGATAACGCGCTGATGGCGGAAATGACCACCCAAGTGTTTTTCGTCGCAAACCAGGTCAAGGACGCCCTCACCGTGCCAGTCGCTGCGCTGCAAGGCACGCCCAACGCGGATACGCAAATCGCCCGCGTGGTGGCGAAGAACGGCAGCATCGAGCAGCGCACGGTGCGCCTGGGTGTCAGCGACCGCCTGCGCGTCCAGGTGCTGGATGGCCTCAGCGAAGGCGATCACCTGTTGATCGGCCCGGCCGACAGCAGCGGGGGTTGA
- a CDS encoding alpha/beta hydrolase — MKPCVVGKCLVCLGAWLIAHLALADPLITPTAIDWLLDCPFPAFERLDPEVLARTQCGQVTVPRDHAAPSRGRLRLRVTRVGARDPLNREGVVFIQSGDPRAAKNATFALHLVSRWESYATQAYRTLVDRYDVIELSPRDLQQAAAVEQAARDIEYVRVQLGEAQLNYVGNADAARLGNRYGTLFPERIARMVLVNAGRGEPVASGVELLLLKEPAQASGDGCVSRWLGDFLAYGKQPPTHTRCLDRGGWD, encoded by the coding sequence ATGAAACCCTGCGTTGTTGGAAAATGCCTGGTTTGCCTTGGCGCCTGGCTGATCGCCCACCTGGCCTTGGCCGACCCCTTGATCACGCCCACCGCCATTGACTGGTTACTGGATTGCCCCTTCCCGGCGTTTGAACGGCTCGACCCCGAAGTCCTCGCGCGCACCCAATGCGGCCAGGTGACGGTGCCCCGCGACCATGCTGCACCCAGCCGCGGCCGCCTGCGCCTGAGGGTGACACGCGTCGGCGCACGCGACCCGCTCAACCGTGAGGGCGTGGTGTTTATCCAGTCCGGCGACCCGCGTGCAGCTAAAAACGCCACCTTTGCCCTGCATCTCGTCAGCCGCTGGGAGTCTTATGCCACCCAGGCTTACCGCACGTTAGTCGACCGCTACGACGTGATCGAACTGAGCCCCCGCGACCTGCAACAGGCCGCCGCCGTCGAACAGGCGGCGCGGGATATAGAGTATGTCCGTGTGCAATTGGGCGAGGCCCAACTCAACTACGTCGGCAATGCCGACGCGGCGCGACTGGGCAACCGCTATGGCACGCTGTTTCCCGAACGCATCGCGCGCATGGTGCTGGTCAACGCCGGGCGCGGGGAACCTGTGGCTTCCGGCGTCGAGCTGCTGCTGCTCAAGGAACCCGCCCAGGCCAGCGGTGACGGCTGTGTCAGCCGCTGGCTTGGTGATTTTCTGGCTTACGGCAAACAGCCACCGACGCACACACGCTGCCTGGACCGTGGCGGCTGGGACTGA
- a CDS encoding putative DNA modification/repair radical SAM protein, which translates to MQLIEKLSILADAAKYDASCASSGAPKRSSEGKAGLGSTDGMGICHSYTPDGRCVSLLKVLLTNFCLYDCQYCVNRRSSDVPRARFSPEEVVTLTLDFYKRNCVSGLFLSSGIIRSADYTMEQLVRVARLLREEHDFRGYIHLKTIPEADPALIAEAGRYADRLSVNIELPTDASLQTLAPEKQIVSIKQAMQTIYTGEQTVLNEPRAPRFAPAGQSTQMIVGADDTDDSTILHGAEALYGNYKLRRVYYSAFSPIPNSPKSVPLAAPPLMREHRLYQADFLLRSYGFSANELFEGPGHLALDIDPKLAWALEHREVFPLDLNRAEPTLIARIPGIGLRTTQRLVDLRRERKIRFEDLARMRCVLAKAKPFFITSDYHPQQADTTSVLLREQLRDRPQPQQMGLWG; encoded by the coding sequence ATGCAGTTGATCGAAAAACTCAGCATCCTCGCCGATGCCGCCAAGTACGACGCGTCATGCGCCAGCAGTGGCGCACCCAAGCGCAGCTCCGAAGGCAAGGCGGGGCTGGGTTCCACCGATGGCATGGGGATTTGCCACAGCTATACGCCGGACGGGCGTTGCGTGTCGCTGCTCAAGGTGTTGCTCACCAACTTCTGTCTGTACGACTGCCAGTATTGCGTCAACCGCCGTTCCAGCGATGTGCCCCGTGCGCGGTTCAGCCCGGAGGAGGTGGTCACCCTGACCCTGGACTTCTACAAGCGCAATTGCGTCAGCGGCCTGTTTCTCAGTTCCGGCATCATCCGTTCGGCCGACTACACCATGGAACAATTGGTGCGGGTCGCCAGGCTGTTGCGCGAAGAGCACGACTTTCGCGGCTATATCCACCTCAAGACCATTCCCGAAGCCGACCCGGCGCTGATCGCCGAGGCCGGGCGTTATGCCGACCGCCTGAGTGTGAATATCGAACTGCCCACCGATGCGAGCCTGCAAACCCTGGCGCCGGAAAAGCAGATCGTCTCGATCAAGCAGGCCATGCAGACCATCTACACCGGTGAGCAGACCGTGCTCAACGAACCCCGCGCGCCGCGCTTCGCCCCGGCCGGGCAGAGCACGCAGATGATCGTCGGCGCCGACGACACCGACGACAGCACCATCCTGCACGGTGCCGAAGCCCTGTATGGCAATTACAAGCTGCGCCGCGTGTATTACTCGGCCTTCAGTCCCATCCCCAACAGCCCGAAAAGCGTGCCCCTGGCCGCGCCGCCGTTGATGCGCGAGCATCGCTTGTACCAGGCCGATTTCCTGTTGCGCAGCTACGGTTTCAGCGCCAACGAGCTGTTCGAAGGCCCCGGCCACCTGGCTTTGGATATCGACCCCAAGCTGGCCTGGGCCCTGGAACATCGCGAGGTGTTCCCCCTGGACCTGAACCGCGCCGAACCGACCTTGATCGCGCGCATTCCCGGTATTGGCCTGCGTACCACCCAGCGCCTGGTCGACCTGCGCCGCGAACGCAAGATCCGCTTCGAAGACCTGGCGCGCATGCGCTGCGTGCTGGCCAAGGCCAAGCCGTTTTTCATCACCAGCGACTACCACCCCCAGCAAGCGGACACCACCAGCGTCTTGCTGCGCGAGCAGCTGCGCGATCGCCCGCAACCGCAACAGATGGGGTTGTGGGGATGA
- a CDS encoding lysine N(6)-hydroxylase/L-ornithine N(5)-oxygenase family protein, translating to MTQAIASPAVHDLIGIGFGPSNLALAIALQEREKAQGKLDVLFLDKQADYRWHGNTLVTQSELQISFLKDLVTLRNPTSPYSFVNYLKAHERLVDFINLGTFYPCRMEYNDYLRWVAGQFQAQARYGEEVLAIEPILHQQQVEALRVISRDAQGEQHVRTTRAVVVSAGGTPRIPEAFKALKGDSRVFHHSQYLERMAGQPCVDGKPMRIAVIGGGQSAAEAFIDLNDSFPSVQVDLILRGSALKPADDSPFVNEVFSPAFTDLVFQQVGAERERLVAEYQNTNYSVVDLDLIERIYGIFYRQKVSGIARQVFRTMTVVEKATPGPLGIELTLRNNATGETCVNHYDAVILATGYERQMHRELLAPLEAYMGDFDVARDYRIVTDERCKAGIYIQGFSQASHGLSDTLLSVLPIRADEIAASLYALDHHRGKARSVQDVLLATAS from the coding sequence ATGACACAGGCAATTGCTTCGCCCGCGGTTCACGACCTGATCGGTATCGGCTTCGGCCCATCGAACCTGGCGCTGGCCATCGCCCTGCAGGAGCGTGAAAAGGCCCAGGGCAAACTGGACGTGCTGTTCCTCGACAAACAAGCCGACTACCGCTGGCATGGCAATACCCTGGTGACCCAGAGCGAACTGCAGATTTCCTTCCTCAAGGACCTGGTGACCCTGCGCAATCCCACCAGCCCGTATTCCTTCGTCAATTACCTGAAGGCCCACGAGCGCCTGGTGGACTTTATCAACCTGGGCACGTTCTACCCGTGCCGCATGGAGTACAACGACTACCTGCGCTGGGTCGCCGGGCAATTCCAGGCCCAGGCCCGCTACGGCGAAGAAGTGCTGGCCATCGAGCCGATCCTGCACCAGCAGCAGGTGGAAGCGCTGCGCGTGATTTCCCGTGACGCCCAGGGTGAACAGCATGTGCGCACCACGCGCGCGGTGGTGGTCAGCGCCGGTGGCACGCCGCGTATTCCCGAGGCGTTCAAGGCGCTCAAGGGCGACAGCCGGGTGTTCCACCATTCCCAGTACCTGGAGCGCATGGCCGGCCAGCCCTGTGTCGACGGCAAGCCGATGCGCATCGCGGTGATCGGCGGTGGTCAGAGCGCCGCCGAAGCCTTTATCGACCTCAACGACAGCTTCCCCTCGGTGCAGGTTGACCTGATCCTGCGCGGCTCGGCGCTCAAACCCGCCGATGACAGCCCGTTCGTCAATGAAGTGTTCTCGCCGGCCTTTACCGACCTGGTATTCCAGCAAGTCGGCGCCGAACGTGAGCGCCTGGTCGCCGAGTACCAGAACACCAACTACTCGGTGGTGGACCTGGACCTGATCGAACGCATCTACGGCATCTTCTATCGCCAGAAAGTCTCCGGTATCGCGCGCCAGGTGTTTCGCACCATGACCGTGGTCGAAAAGGCCACCCCCGGTCCGCTCGGCATCGAACTGACGTTGCGCAACAACGCTACCGGCGAAACCTGCGTGAATCACTACGACGCGGTAATCCTCGCCACCGGTTACGAACGCCAGATGCACCGCGAACTGCTCGCGCCGCTGGAGGCCTACATGGGCGACTTCGACGTGGCCCGCGACTACCGTATCGTCACCGATGAACGCTGCAAGGCGGGTATCTATATCCAGGGGTTCAGCCAGGCCAGCCATGGCTTGAGCGATACGTTGCTGTCGGTGCTGCCGATTCGCGCGGATGAGATTGCGGCGTCGTTGTATGCGCTGGACCATCACCGTGGCAAGGCGCGTTCGGTGCAGGACGTGCTGTTGGCTACTGCCAGCTGA
- a CDS encoding FadR/GntR family transcriptional regulator gives MLSRPLRRKRQKLSDVIVESVKRSIVTDALKPGDRLPTERELMESFQCSKGSAREALKALEVEGLVSTRTGPSGGAYLNQAGTEPASRALRNYLHFQHLDGGQVYQLRKVIEVELALSVLGRLSESDYQALQDNVDFCSAPEDSEAGQREQRLAELEFHNLLAKACPNPLLGFMAQFLNDLLRDLVVLKKAYKPKRKQFDAANLDYHKQLLIAFRAGDESAVRSLMHEHMCDAEHHMTALEGQVSPHFLLEFDHS, from the coding sequence ATGCTGAGTCGTCCGCTACGCCGCAAGCGCCAGAAGCTGTCCGATGTGATCGTCGAGTCGGTCAAGCGCTCCATCGTCACCGACGCCTTGAAGCCCGGCGACCGCCTGCCCACCGAACGTGAGCTGATGGAAAGCTTCCAGTGCTCCAAGGGCTCGGCCCGCGAAGCGCTCAAGGCGCTGGAAGTCGAAGGCCTGGTGAGCACGCGCACCGGCCCCAGTGGCGGCGCCTACCTGAACCAGGCCGGCACCGAACCCGCCAGCCGCGCACTGCGCAACTACCTGCACTTCCAGCACCTGGACGGCGGGCAGGTGTATCAACTGCGCAAGGTCATCGAGGTGGAGCTGGCGCTGTCGGTGCTCGGGCGCTTGAGCGAGAGCGACTACCAGGCCTTGCAGGACAACGTGGACTTTTGCAGCGCCCCCGAAGACAGCGAAGCCGGCCAGCGCGAACAGCGTCTGGCGGAACTGGAATTTCACAACCTGCTGGCCAAGGCCTGCCCCAACCCGCTGCTCGGTTTCATGGCGCAGTTCCTCAACGACCTGCTGCGCGACCTGGTGGTGCTGAAAAAAGCCTACAAGCCCAAGCGCAAACAGTTCGATGCGGCCAACCTCGACTACCACAAGCAATTGCTGATCGCCTTTCGTGCCGGGGATGAAAGCGCGGTGCGCAGCTTGATGCATGAACACATGTGCGATGCCGAACACCACATGACCGCGCTGGAAGGCCAGGTCAGTCCGCACTTCCTGCTGGAGTTCGATCACTCTTAA
- a CDS encoding sigma-70 family RNA polymerase sigma factor, producing the protein MLENYYRELVCFLNAKLGNRQVAEDVVHDAYVRVLERSSDTPIEQPRAFLYRTALNLVIDGHRRNALRQVEPLEVLDSEERFAPCSPHASHDQGQRLELLERALAELPAACRDSFLLRKLDGLSHLQIAERLSISRSLVEKHIVNAMKHCRSRMREWEAH; encoded by the coding sequence ATGTTGGAAAACTACTATCGTGAGCTGGTGTGTTTCCTCAACGCCAAGCTGGGCAACCGTCAGGTGGCCGAGGATGTGGTGCATGACGCGTATGTGCGGGTGCTGGAGCGTTCCAGTGACACCCCGATCGAACAGCCGCGCGCGTTCCTGTATCGCACCGCGTTGAACCTGGTGATCGACGGCCATCGGCGCAACGCCCTGCGCCAGGTCGAGCCGCTGGAGGTGCTGGACAGCGAAGAACGCTTCGCCCCGTGTTCACCCCACGCCAGCCACGACCAGGGCCAGCGCCTGGAGCTGCTCGAGCGCGCCCTGGCCGAGCTGCCGGCGGCCTGCCGCGACAGTTTCCTGCTGCGCAAACTCGACGGCCTGTCCCATCTGCAAATCGCCGAGCGCCTGAGCATTTCCCGCAGCCTGGTGGAAAAGCACATCGTCAATGCCATGAAGCACTGCCGGTCACGCATGCGTGAGTGGGAAGCCCACTGA
- a CDS encoding MacB family efflux pump subunit: MTTPLIELKHIRKSYGGGDSPQVDVLRGIDLAIHAGEFVAIVGASGSGKSTLMNILGCLDRPSDGDYLFAGENVAHLGSDELAWLRREAFGFVFQGYHLIPSASAQENVEMPAIYAGISASERHARATALLTRLGLADRTGNRPHQLSGGQQQRVSIARALMNGGHIILADEPTGALDSHSGAEVMSLLDELASQGHVVILITHDREVAARANRIIEIRDGLIISDSAGAQACVPAEADSTALQAVDLRQRLVDGAEHNGAWKAELLDALQAAWRVMWINRFRTALTLLGIIIGVASVVVMLAVGEGSKRQVMAQMGAFGSNILYVSGSSPNPRTPLGIITPQDVAALATLPQVKRIMPVNGAEAGVRFGNIDYIAYVGGNDTQFPSIFNWPVVEGSYFTEADERNAATVAVIGARVRDKLFKGRVNPIGQYILIENVPFQVVGVLQEKGSSSGNKDSDDRIAIPYSAASIRLFGSYNPEYVVIAAADATRVNAAEQAIDQLLKRLHQGKDDYHLTNNAAMIQAEARTANTLSLMLGSIAAISLLVGGIGVMNIMLMTVRERTREIGIRMATGARQRDILRQFLTEAVMLSVVGGLLGIALALLVGGVLVLAEVAVQFSLMAVLGAFGCALVTGVVFGFMPARKAARLDPVKALTSE; encoded by the coding sequence TTGACCACGCCCCTGATCGAACTCAAGCACATCCGCAAATCCTACGGCGGCGGCGACAGCCCGCAGGTCGACGTGCTGCGTGGCATCGACCTGGCGATCCATGCCGGGGAGTTCGTCGCCATCGTCGGCGCGTCCGGCTCCGGCAAGTCCACATTGATGAATATCCTCGGGTGCCTCGACCGCCCGAGCGACGGTGACTACCTGTTCGCCGGTGAAAACGTTGCCCACCTGGGCAGCGACGAACTGGCCTGGCTGCGCCGCGAAGCCTTCGGTTTCGTGTTCCAGGGCTACCACTTGATCCCGTCGGCATCGGCCCAGGAAAACGTCGAGATGCCGGCGATCTATGCCGGCATCAGTGCCAGCGAACGGCACGCCCGCGCCACCGCCCTGCTCACCCGCCTGGGCCTGGCCGACCGCACCGGCAACCGTCCGCACCAGCTCTCCGGCGGCCAGCAGCAGCGGGTGTCCATCGCACGGGCGCTGATGAACGGCGGGCATATCATCCTCGCCGACGAACCCACCGGCGCCCTCGACAGCCACAGCGGCGCCGAAGTGATGAGCCTGCTCGACGAACTGGCGAGCCAGGGCCATGTGGTCATCCTGATCACCCATGACCGCGAAGTGGCCGCACGGGCCAACCGCATCATCGAGATTCGCGACGGCCTGATCATCAGCGACTCGGCCGGCGCCCAGGCCTGCGTGCCTGCCGAAGCGGACAGCACTGCGCTGCAAGCCGTGGACCTGCGTCAGCGCCTGGTCGACGGCGCCGAACACAACGGCGCCTGGAAGGCCGAACTGCTCGACGCATTGCAAGCGGCCTGGCGCGTGATGTGGATCAACCGCTTTCGCACCGCGCTGACCCTGCTCGGAATCATTATTGGCGTGGCCTCGGTGGTGGTCATGCTGGCCGTGGGTGAAGGCAGCAAGCGCCAGGTCATGGCGCAGATGGGCGCGTTCGGCTCGAACATCCTGTATGTCAGTGGTTCGTCACCCAACCCGCGTACGCCCCTGGGCATCATCACCCCCCAGGATGTGGCCGCCCTGGCCACCCTGCCCCAGGTGAAACGGATCATGCCGGTCAACGGCGCCGAAGCCGGCGTGCGTTTCGGCAACATCGACTACATCGCCTATGTCGGCGGCAACGACACCCAGTTTCCGAGCATCTTCAACTGGCCGGTGGTCGAGGGCAGCTACTTTACCGAAGCCGACGAACGCAACGCCGCCACCGTCGCCGTGATCGGCGCAAGGGTGCGGGACAAGCTGTTCAAAGGCCGGGTCAACCCCATCGGCCAGTACATCCTGATCGAAAACGTGCCGTTCCAGGTGGTGGGCGTGCTCCAGGAAAAAGGCTCCAGCTCGGGCAACAAAGACAGTGATGACCGCATTGCCATCCCCTACTCCGCCGCCAGCATCCGCCTGTTCGGCAGCTATAACCCGGAATACGTGGTGATTGCCGCCGCCGACGCCACCCGGGTGAACGCCGCCGAGCAGGCCATCGATCAGTTGCTCAAGCGCCTGCACCAGGGCAAGGACGATTATCACCTGACCAACAACGCCGCGATGATCCAGGCCGAGGCGCGCACGGCCAACACACTGTCGTTGATGCTCGGTTCGATTGCGGCAATTTCCCTGTTGGTGGGCGGCATCGGCGTGATGAACATCATGCTGATGACCGTGCGCGAACGTACCCGCGAGATCGGCATCCGCATGGCCACCGGTGCCCGTCAGCGCGACATCCTGCGCCAGTTTCTCACCGAGGCGGTGATGCTCTCGGTGGTCGGCGGGCTGTTGGGTATTGCCCTGGCCTTGCTGGTGGGCGGCGTGCTGGTACTGGCCGAGGTGGCGGTGCAGTTTTCCCTGATGGCGGTGCTCGGCGCCTTTGGCTGCGCGCTGGTCACCGGTGTCGTATTCGGCTTTATGCCGGCCCGTAAAGCTGCCCGGCTCGATCCGGTTAAGGCGTTGACCAGTGAATAA